From Vanacampus margaritifer isolate UIUO_Vmar chromosome 8, RoL_Vmar_1.0, whole genome shotgun sequence, a single genomic window includes:
- the camkva gene encoding caM kinase-like vesicle-associated protein produces MPFGCLTLGEKKDYNNPAEVTDKYDLGQVVKSEEFCEMFRAKDRNTLKMYTCKKFNKKDGRNVRKAAKNEITILKMIKHHNILQLVDAFETKKEYFIFLELATGREVFDWILDQGYYSERDTSNVMRQVLEAVAYLHSLNIVHRNLKLENLVYFNRLKHSKIVISDFQLAKLENRLIKDPCGTPEYLAPEVVGRQRYGRPVDCWAIGVIMYILLSGNPPFYDDTDEDDPDNRDKNLFLKILSGDYEFDSPYWDDISDSAKTLVASLMEVDQDQRLTAQEAIAHDWISGNAASDKNIKDGVCAQIEKNFAKAKWKKAVRVTTLMKRLRASEQGDSGASGADAGAPAGTAAAPVAAGGGLGLAASLKAALSANAPDTQTPATPADPQPSTARVEEKPEERCNGDVL; encoded by the exons ATGCCATTTGGTTGCCTGACGCTGGGGGAGAAGAAGGATTACAACAATCCCGCTGAAGTCACCGACAAATATGACCTGGGACAAGTCGTTAAGTC AGAGGAGTTTTGCGAGATGTTTCGAGCGAAGGACAGGAACACGCTGAAAATGTACACCTGCAAAAAGTTCAACAAAAAAGATGGCAGGAACGTGAGGAAAGCGGCCAAGAATGAAATAACGATCCTAAAGAT GATAAAACATCACAATATCCTCCAGCTGGTTGATGCTTTTGAAACAAAGAAAGAGTACTTTATCTTCCTGGAACT CGCAACAGGCAGGGAGGTATTTGACTGGATCTTAGATCAGGGCTACTACTCAGAGAGGGACACCAGCAATGTGATGAGGCAGGTGCTAGAGGCCGTAGCATATCTGCACTCTCTGAATATCGTCCACAGAAACTTAAAG CTGGAGAATCTAGTGTACTTCAATCGCTTGAAGCATTCCAAAATTGTTATCAGTGACTTTCAACTGGCAAAACTGGAAAACAGACTTATTAAGGATCCGTGCGGGACTCCGGAGTATCTTG CTCCTGAGGTTGTTGGAAGGCAGAGATATGGAAGACCTGTGGATTGCTGGGCGATTGGGGTcatcatgtacatact CTTGTCAGGGAATCCTCCTTTTTACGATGATACCGATGAAGATGACCCTGACAATCGGGACAAGAACCTCTTCCTCAAGATTTTGTCGGGGGACTACGAATTTGACTCGCCATACTGGGACGACATTTCCGATTCTG CCAAAACCTTAGTGGCGTCTTTGATGGAGGTGGACCAAGACCAGCGATTGACTGCACAGGAGGCTATTGCACATGACTG GATTTCTGGGAATGCTGCTTCGGATAAGAACATCAAAGATGGTGTTTGTGCACAAATAGAAAAGAACTTCGCAAAAGCCAAGTGGAAG AAAGCTGTCAGAGTCACCACCCTGATGAAGAGACTGCGGGCATCCGAGCAAGGGGATTCAGGCGCTTCCGGAGCTGATGCCGGAGCACCCGCAGGCACCGCTGCTGCTCCGGTAGCGGCTGGCGGAGGCCTTGGCCTTGCCGCCAGCCTAAAGGCAGCTCTTAGCGCAAACGCTCCAGACACACAGACTCCCGCCACGCCCGCGGATCCTCAGCCAAGTACAGCCAGAGTAGAGGAGAAGCCGGAGGAACGCTGCAATGGTGATGTTCTCTAA